A genomic region of Papaver somniferum cultivar HN1 chromosome 7, ASM357369v1, whole genome shotgun sequence contains the following coding sequences:
- the LOC113299197 gene encoding uncharacterized protein At5g41620-like, translating to MEREEKSDDEEKGILRRGAAEKEEFFGLKFKSGISVSKERVHYCTTPVPTWKIHQLNNGNFAVTCLPPPLTISARKLGAQLWENIHIILPLSTEMRKGTSSSGVKLRQLAEKGYNDHPPPIHLADPSPQQLDSAGSLRRQIEASLMKHHHSIERNSHALQPVSPASYSSSTEVTAYFPPVTPTGSSNIRRSHREATCNLKTSTELLQVLNRIWSLEEQHTSNISLIKALKIELNHARSRIKDLLQEQQMGRQEIGELMKQVAEEDHTRKSKEQARVKAAVQSVKDELEDERKLRRRSETLHRKLSRELSEVKYTFAKALKELERERKARMLLEDLCDEFAKGIGEYEHEVRSTNHKSERDNCCRDDHDRLILHISEAWLDERMQMNLAESRFNPTEKNTVVEKLSTEIETFLQAKRSGSSNSKSSDILHPKDLPNDVSLRRQSLKSVHLNDTVTAPQAAHDKGESHCSDSHFIEPKKNESEKGSNIANGKESVEIHPAETARANSTNKRLGSRERTKSRTLSSVQFEEQMASVREKQELVREQESDIPHELENFQTSKEGTHERNVKRDGTHGSKSKNMNNSLVTSQSMLLDCEKLYPEKNYKEDLLGHSAWRRNVSPARQWSSKFTSSDIEISASSSKWPPRGMQETTLKAKLLEARQEGRCSRVTPSKSTS from the exons ATGGAAAGAGAAGAGAAAAGTGACGACGAAGAAAAAGGAATATTAAGAAGAGGAGCAGCAGAAAAGGAGGAATTTTTTGGATTAAAGTTTAAATCCGGGATTTCAGTAAGTAAAGAGAGGGTCCATTACTGTACAACACCAGTGCCCACTTGGAAAATTCATCAACTCAACAACGGGAACTTTGCTGTTACTTGTTTACCACCACCTTTAACAATTTCTGCTAGAAAACTTGGTGCTCAACTTTGGGAAAACATTCACATAATCCTACCACTTTCTACTGAAATGCGTAAAGGTACTTCTTCTAGTGGTGTTAAGCTGAGGCAACTTGCAGAAAAGGGGTATAATGATCATCCTCCTCCTATCCATTTGGCTGATCCATCTCCTCAACAG CTAGATAGTGCAGGCAGTTTAAGGAGGCAAATTGAAGCATCCCTGATGAAGCACCATCACTCTATTGAAAGGAACAGTCATGCTCTACAGCCTGTTTCACCCGCAAGTTATAGCAGCTCAACGGAG GTAACAGCATACTTCCCGCCGGTAACTCCTACTGGTTCCTCGAATATCAGGAGAAGCCACAGAGAAGCAACTTGTAACCTTAAAACATCAACAGAGTTACTACAAGTGTTGAATAGAATATGGAGCTTGGAAGAACAACACACATCCAATATCTCATTAATTAAAGCACTCAAGATAGAGCTAAATCATGCACGGTCACGAATTAAAGACTTGCTGCAAGAACAGCAAATGGGTCGCCAAGAAATAGGTGAATTGATGAAGCAAGTTGCAGAAGAAGATCATACTCGCAAGAGTAAGGAGCAGGCTCGTGTGAAAGCTGCAGTTCAATCCGTCAAAGATGAACTAGAAGATGAAAGAAAGTTGAGGAGACGGTCAGAAACCCTTCACAGGAAATTATCTCGAGAGTTGTCAGAAGTGAAGTATACATTTGCGAAGGCTTTGAAAGAattagagagagaaagaaaagcaCGAATGTTGTTGGAAGACTTGTGTGATGAGTTTGCTAAAGGAATAGGAGAGTACGAACATGAAGTACGGTCAACGAATCACAAATCTGAGAGGGATAATTGTTGCAGGGATGACCATGATAGATTGATACTTCATATTTCCGAAGCATGGCTTGACGAACGGATGCAAATGAATCTTGCTGAGTCTAGATTCAATCCAACTGAAAAAAATACGGTAGTAGAGAAATTGAGTACAGAAATAGAGACTTTCCTTCAAGCTAAACGATCTGGTAGTTCTAATTCCAAGAGCAGTGATATTTTACACCCCAAAGACTTACCAAATGATGTTTCTTTACGTCGTCAGTCTCTCAAGTCAGTGCACTTGAATGACACTGTAACTGCACCTCAAGCTGCACACGACAAAGGAGAATCTCATTGCAGTGATTCCCATTTTATAGAGCCGAAAAAGAATGAGAGTGAAAAAGGAAGCAACATAGCAAATGGAAAGGAATCGGTAGAAATTCATCCTGCAGAGACAGCAAGGGCTAATTCTACAAACAAAAGACTAGGATCTCGCGAAAGGACCAAGAGTCGTACATTGTCCAGCGTTCAGTTTGAAGAACAGATGGCTTCTGTCAGAGAAAAACAAGAGCTAGTAAGAGAACAAGAATCCGACATTCCCCATGAGTTGGAAAACTTTCAGACCTCGAAAGAAGGAACCCATGAAAGAAATGTTAAACGAGATGGAACTCATGGATcaaaatctaaaaatatgaacaatagcttggtAACAAGTCAATCAATGCTGTTGGATTGCGAGAAGTTGTATCCAGAGAAAAATTACAAGGAAGATTTACTTGGTCACTCTGCATGGAGACGTAATGTTAGTCCTGCACGACAATGGAGTTCAAAATTTACCTCATCTGACATCGAGATATCTGCATCCTCATCTAAGTGGCCTCCTCGAGGAATGCAGGAGACTACTTTAAAAGCGAAACTGCTTGAAGCAAGGCAAGAAGGCCGCTGTTCACGTGTTACACCTTCGAAGAGTACATCTTAG
- the LOC113295697 gene encoding uncharacterized protein LOC113295697, whose amino-acid sequence MQENFIALEEIQKESRDRGVQEASAAPDSTSYDVQRRPEKRPSPPTRGNEKKEWVAKGKRSRHEARTYTPLNAPPEEIFKEVEKRSDNIYPTSRGIQFEETKDHPEYFHYHQYRGHSTNNCREVKDIVQHLIRDGYLRQFVRHPAQTTATPDASVHQVRIDRSTQFVNTISHSATQAYNLNPGIMSRIHKRDHNEKEIFSVAKVLPMEPWMMRPIFFSAQDVPMNDQAHSDPLVITLLIEEWGVRRILVDSGISVEVLFYDTFKRMELSDDILVPSTYRIYGFNGTVTIPKGEVTLRVSDEGGYLDTLTIFCVVDVASPYEAIIGRPWIAGIKGVASPIIKGYDSQRTRG is encoded by the coding sequence ATGCAAGAGAATTTCATTGCCCTAGAAGAAATTCAGAAGGAATCAAGGGATAGGGGAGTGCAAGAGGCTAGTGCGGCGCCCGATTCGACATCGTACGATGTTCAAAGGCGGCCCGAGAAGAGACCGAGCCCACCTACGCGAGGAAATGAGAAGAAGGAATGGGTGGCTAAAGGAAAGAGGTCGAGGCACGAGGCGAGAACATACACCCCTTTGAATGCTCCAccagaagaaatcttcaaagaggtTGAAAAAAGGAGTGACAACATATACCCAACTTCAAGAGGGATACAGTTCGAGGAGACCAAGGATCACCCGGAATATTTCCATTATCATCAATATCGAGGCCACTCTACAAATAACTGTCGAGAAGTGAAAGACATCGTGCAACACCTTATTAGAGATGGTTATCTGAGACAGTTCGTCCGACACCCAGCCCAGACGACCGCAACGCCCGATGCATCCGTTCATCAGGTCCGAATCGACAGATCCACGCAGTTTGTCAACACGATTTCCCATTCCGCCACTCAAGCGTACAATCTGAATCCTGGAATTATGTCAAGGATCCACAAGAGAGATCATAATGAGAAGGAAATTTTCAGTGTAGCAAAAGTTTTGCCGATGGAACCCTGGATGATGCGACCCATCTTTTTCTCGGCTCAGGATGTCCCGATGAACGACCAAGCTCACAGTGATCCCTTGGTTATCACCCTGCTGATTGAGGAATGgggggtaagaaggatactagtAGATAGTGGGATCTCAGTCGAAGTGCTCTTCTACGATACTttcaaaaggatggagttgtCAGATGATATACTCGTCCCATCGACATATCGTATTTACGGTTTTAATGGGACCGTAACCATCCCGAAGGGTGAAGTAACTCTAAGGGTATCAGATGAAGGTGGTTACCTAGATACTTTAACCATATTCTGCGTGGTTGATGTCGCCTCGCCCTATGAAGCTATAATCGGAAGACCATGGATCgcgggaatcaaaggagtggcatcgCCTATCATCAAAGGCTACGATTCCCAACGTACAAGGGGATAG